In the genome of Populus alba chromosome 11, ASM523922v2, whole genome shotgun sequence, one region contains:
- the LOC118031665 gene encoding trans-resveratrol di-O-methyltransferase, whose amino-acid sequence MMVQDTFVRSEGICDVIDPIQEQKATELFQAHTHLYGQMFNYLNSMSLVCAAQLGIPDIIHNHGRPITLPELVSVLNIPPNKTSCIYRLMRMLVHSGFFATTKAVTGQGGGGGGGGEAYVLTPPSQLLVKDNTNCLSPFMSLINPAFVTPWHSLGDWFRGSEPTAFQQAYGMAFWEYNNQNPELNRLFNAAMACDSQMMNLVIRDCKPIFEGLDSMVDVGGGTGSLARIISETFPHMNCTVLEIPQVIATLEGTENLKYVGGDMFQNIPSADAVILKLIFHGWSDEDCVKILKKCKEAISSKGKGGKVIIVDVVINEKKDEHELTETKLLFDMLMMVVAAGKERSVGEWERLFLEAGFSHYKITSLFGLRSLIEVYP is encoded by the exons ATGATGGTGCAAGACACATTTGTTAGGAGTGAAGGGATTTGCGATGTTATTGATCCCATTCAAGAGCAGAAAGCAACAGAGTTGTTTCAAGCTCACACTCATTTGTATGGCCAAATGTTCAATTACTTAAATTCCATGTCACTAGTGTGTGCAGCTCAGCTGGGCATACCAGACATAATCCACAACCATGGCAGGCCCATCACTCTACCTGAACTGGTTTCAGTACTTAACATTCCACCAAACAAAACTAGTTGCATATACCGGCTCATGCGCATGTTGGTGCACTCAGGCTTCTTTGCCACCACAAAAGCTGTTACTGGccagggaggaggaggaggaggaggaggagaagccTATGTTCTGACACCACCTTCCCAGCTACTTGTCAAAGATAACACCAATTGCTTGTCACCGTTTATGTCATTGATTAATCCAGCATTTGTGACACCATGGCATTCCTTGGGAGATTGGTTTCGAGGGAGTGAGCCAACTGCATTTCAGCAGGCATATGGGATGGCGTTTTGGGAGTACAATAACCAAAATCCTGAACTCAATCGCCTTTTTAATGCAGCAATGGCCTGTGATTCTCAGATGATGAACTTGGTTATTAGAGACTGTAAGCCAATTTTTGAGGGGTTGGACTCAATGGTTGATGTAGGAGGAGGTACTGGATCACTTGCCAGGATCATATCCGAGACATTCCCTCACATGAATTGCACAGTACTTGAGATTCCACAAGTCATTGCCACCCTGGAAGGCACTGAGAACTTGAAATATGTTGGAGGAGATATGTTTCAGAATATCCCTTCTGCAGATGCCGTCATACTCAAG TTAATTTTCCATGGTTGGAGTGATGAGGATTGCGTGAAGATACTGAAGAAATGCAAAGAAGCTATTTCAAGCAAAGGAAAGGGAGGAAAGGTGATCATCGTAGACGTGGTGATAAATGAGAAGAAAGATGAGCATGAATTAACCGAAACAAAGCTCCTTTTTGACATGCTGATGATGGTTGTGGCTGCCGGAAAAGAGAGAAGTGTCGGAGAATGGGAAAGGCTGTTCTTGGAGGCTGGTTTCAGTCACTACAAGATCACATCCTTGTTTGGTCTCAGGTCCCTAATTGAAGTTTATCCTTAG
- the LOC118031641 gene encoding syntaxin-61 yields the protein MSSAQDPFYIVKEEIQESIDKLQSSFHQWERISCDMGDQVHLTKELLAACESIEWQVDELDKAISVAGRDPSWYGIDEAELEKRRRWTSTARNQMGNVKKAVVAGREVNISGTASVSGMRRELMRMPNSQQADKSNQYTQDNDDFIQSESDRQLLLIKQQDEELDELSVIVGRFGGVGLTIHEELLAQEKIIDDLGMEMDSTSNRLDFVQKKVAMVMKKASAKGQLIMILFLVVLFIILFVLVFLT from the exons ATGTCATCTGCGCAAGACCCGTTTTATATTGTGAAAGAGGAGATTCAAGAATCT ATTGACAAGTTGCAATCTTCTTTTCACCAATGGGAACGGATTTCTTGTGATATGGGAGACCAAGTGCATCTTACAAAGGAGCTGCTTGCTGCTTGTGAGAGCATTGAGTGGCag GTGGATGAATTGGACAAAGCAATTTCTGTAGCAGGTAGAGATCCTTCTTGGTATGGCATTGATGAAGCAGAACTTGAAAAACGGAGGAGATGGACCAGCACTGCTCGCAATCAG ATGGGCAATGTGAAGAAAGCAGTAGTAGCTGGAAGAGAGGTGAATATTAGTGGAACTGCTAGTGTGAGTGGGATGCGCAGAGAATTAATGAGGATGCCTAATTCTCAACAGGCTGACAAATCCAACCAGTATACTCAAGATAATGATGATTTTATACAATCAGAATCAGATAGACAATTGCTTCTTATAAA GCAACAGGATGAGGAGTTGGATGAGCTCAGTGTAATCGTGGGGAGATTTGGAGGTGTTGGCCTTACCATACATGAAGAGCTCCTTGCACAG GAAAAGATCATAGATGATTTGGGTATGGAAATGGACAGTACATCGAATCGCCTTGATTTTGTTCAG AAAAAAGTTGCCATGGTCATGAAGAAGGCCAGTGCAAAGGGGCAGCTtataatgatattgtttttggtAGTTTTGTTCATCATCTTATTTGTTCTCGTCTTTCTGACCTAA
- the LOC118031640 gene encoding uncharacterized protein produces the protein MVLPLLKLGTLALKTLSKPLASRLKQQAAIHPKFRQFIINIAQANHRITTRTQRRIYGHATDVEIRPLNEEKAVQAAVDLIGEVFVFTVAGAAVIFEVQRSAKSEARKEEKRKQELEAMKQRDEDLAREVELLKQKLQEIEQLAKGRGLGGIFQFKHSAAEEEKAAKS, from the exons ATGGTGCTGCCATTATTGAAGTTAGGGACATTAGCCTTGAAAACATTGAGTAAACCATTGGCCAGCAGGCTCAAACAACAGGCTGCTATTCACCCCAAGTTTCGTCAGTTCATCATCAACATTGCTCAG GCTAATCATCGGATTACAACTAGAACGCAAAGAAGAATATATGGTCATGCAACTGATGTTGAGATAAGGCCCTTGAATGAAGAAAAAGCTGTCCAGGCTGCTGTTGATCTTATTGGGGAAGTCTTCGTTTTCACg GTGGCAGGAGCTGCTGTGATTTTTGAGGTGCAGAGAAGTGCAAAATCAGAAGCCAGAAAAGAGGAAAAGCGAAAGCAAGAATTGGAG GCAATGAAGCAAAGAGATGAAGACTTGGCAAGAGAAGTGGAACTTTTAAAGCAAAAACTACAAGAAATTGAGCAGCTTGCCAAGGGACGAGGTCTTGGTGGTATTTTCCAGTTCAAACATTCAgctgcagaagaagaaaaagcagCAAAATCATAG